A genomic stretch from Pseudomonas sp. MUP55 includes:
- the dusB gene encoding tRNA dihydrouridine synthase DusB yields MSAVRIGPYTLHNGLILAPMAGVTDQPFRQLCKRLGAGLVVSEMVTSDMSLWNTRKSRMRMIHEGDPEPRSVQIAGGDAQMLADAARANVELGAQIIDINMGCPAKKVCNKAAGSALLKDEQLVAEILQAVVAAVDVPVTLKIRTGWDRDNKNGLTVAKIAEQAGIAALAVHGRTRADLYTGEAEYDTIAAIKQAVSMPVFANGDIDSAEKARRVLHATGADGLLIGRAAQGRPWIFREIEHFLRTGDVLPAPELSEVERILLEHLAALHAFYGDVMGVRIARKHVGWYLATLPGAKEFRAQFNRLDETQAQVATVREFFAERDKSLGTGDGEGVAA; encoded by the coding sequence ATGTCGGCGGTACGCATCGGCCCATATACATTGCACAACGGCTTGATCCTCGCCCCGATGGCGGGTGTCACCGACCAGCCCTTTCGTCAGCTCTGCAAACGTTTGGGCGCGGGTCTAGTAGTCTCTGAAATGGTCACCAGCGACATGAGCTTGTGGAACACCCGCAAATCGCGGATGCGCATGATCCACGAAGGTGATCCCGAGCCACGCTCGGTGCAGATCGCCGGCGGTGATGCGCAAATGCTGGCGGACGCGGCCCGGGCCAATGTGGAGTTGGGCGCGCAGATCATTGACATCAACATGGGCTGCCCGGCCAAGAAGGTTTGCAACAAGGCCGCAGGTTCCGCCTTGTTGAAAGATGAGCAGTTGGTTGCCGAGATCCTGCAGGCCGTTGTCGCCGCAGTCGATGTGCCGGTGACGCTGAAGATTCGTACCGGTTGGGACCGGGACAACAAGAATGGCCTGACGGTGGCGAAGATCGCCGAACAGGCAGGTATTGCAGCGCTGGCGGTGCATGGGCGCACCCGCGCCGACCTTTATACCGGGGAAGCCGAGTACGACACGATTGCCGCGATCAAGCAGGCGGTGTCGATGCCGGTGTTTGCCAATGGCGATATCGATTCAGCCGAAAAAGCCCGGCGCGTGCTGCACGCAACCGGTGCCGACGGTTTGTTGATCGGCCGGGCCGCCCAGGGGCGGCCATGGATTTTCCGTGAGATCGAGCATTTTCTGCGTACCGGCGATGTGTTGCCGGCACCGGAGTTGTCCGAGGTGGAACGTATTCTGCTAGAGCATCTGGCCGCCCTGCACGCCTTCTATGGGGATGTGATGGGCGTACGCATTGCTCGCAAGCATGTCGGCTGGTACCTCGCCACCTTGCCGGGCGCCAAGGAATTTCGCGCTCAGTTCAACCGTTTGGATGAAACGCAGGCACAGGTCGCCACCGTTCGTGAGTTCTTCGCCGAACGTGACAAGAGCCTGGGAACAGGGGATGGAGAAGGGGTGGCCGCATGA
- the cobJ gene encoding precorrin-3B C(17)-methyltransferase, with protein sequence MSPAIVILGQGSLATARRIQQLYPAALIHGLDGRVEGADHSYSEFGATLRQLYQQGTPLIALCAAGIVIRTLAPLLLEKGEEPAVLAVAEDGSAVVPLLGGLGGVNVMARDIAAALGVAAAITTSGELRFGTCLLNPPQGYALADLELGKRFVSDLLAGESVRIEGAAPWLDQANLPQDPHARLAIHVGSAERAPAANELLIYPKTVCATCKPGEHLAARVRTALNEAGIAVQSLACLLASDLQMAEASLHEAALELGVPLRFAPLAPPADISIRVAEQPLDLSQVGRPRGRLAVIGLGPGAAELMVPAVKAELARCTDVLGYETYVRMAGPFRDDQVQHCTDNREEMQRARHAFELAAQGRSVVVVSSGDPGVFAMAAAVIEALHESSDPAWHQVDLQILPGVSASLATAAQAGAPLGHDFCVMSLSDNLKPWSIIEKRLDLASQADLALAFYNPISRARPWQLGRALEIVAQHRTPETPVVLGRDIGRPGQTLRVTTLGQLTSDQVDMRTMVLIGSSTTCTFARAGGGEWVYTPRWYGEKPAS encoded by the coding sequence ATGAGCCCGGCGATTGTCATTCTGGGCCAGGGCAGCCTGGCAACCGCGCGCCGGATCCAGCAGCTTTACCCGGCTGCGCTGATCCACGGCCTGGACGGTCGGGTTGAAGGGGCAGACCACAGCTACAGCGAATTCGGCGCCACGCTGCGCCAGCTCTACCAGCAGGGCACGCCGCTGATTGCGCTGTGCGCCGCCGGCATTGTCATTCGTACCCTCGCGCCGCTGTTGCTCGAAAAAGGTGAGGAGCCGGCAGTGCTGGCCGTCGCCGAAGACGGCAGCGCCGTGGTGCCACTGCTGGGTGGCCTGGGCGGCGTGAACGTGATGGCGCGGGACATTGCCGCTGCGCTGGGCGTGGCGGCGGCGATCACCACCAGCGGCGAGTTGCGCTTCGGCACCTGCCTGCTCAACCCGCCCCAGGGCTATGCATTGGCGGACCTGGAACTGGGCAAGCGCTTTGTCTCGGACCTGCTGGCCGGTGAAAGCGTGCGCATCGAAGGCGCGGCGCCCTGGCTGGACCAGGCCAACCTGCCGCAGGACCCCCACGCCCGCCTGGCGATCCATGTCGGCAGTGCCGAGCGTGCGCCCGCCGCCAACGAATTGCTGATTTACCCCAAGACGGTGTGCGCCACCTGCAAGCCGGGTGAGCATCTGGCGGCCCGTGTACGCACGGCCTTGAACGAAGCGGGCATTGCCGTGCAATCGTTGGCGTGCCTGCTGGCGAGCGACCTGCAGATGGCCGAGGCGTCGTTGCATGAGGCCGCGCTGGAGTTGGGCGTACCGCTGCGGTTTGCCCCGCTTGCGCCGCCTGCGGACATTTCCATCCGTGTGGCCGAGCAGCCGTTGGACCTGTCACAGGTAGGCCGCCCACGCGGGCGCCTCGCCGTGATCGGCCTGGGCCCTGGCGCCGCTGAATTGATGGTGCCGGCCGTCAAGGCCGAGTTGGCGCGTTGCACCGATGTGCTGGGCTATGAAACCTACGTGCGCATGGCCGGGCCGTTCCGTGATGACCAGGTGCAGCACTGCACCGACAACCGCGAAGAAATGCAGCGCGCCCGCCACGCCTTCGAACTGGCGGCCCAAGGGCGCTCGGTGGTGGTGGTGTCGTCCGGCGACCCGGGTGTGTTCGCCATGGCCGCTGCGGTGATCGAGGCGTTGCATGAGTCCAGCGACCCCGCGTGGCACCAGGTCGACTTGCAGATCCTGCCCGGCGTCTCGGCTTCACTGGCCACTGCTGCCCAGGCCGGCGCGCCGCTGGGGCATGATTTTTGTGTGATGTCGCTGTCGGACAACCTCAAACCGTGGTCGATCATCGAAAAGCGCCTGGACCTTGCGTCCCAGGCCGACCTGGCGTTGGCGTTCTACAACCCGATTTCCCGCGCACGGCCGTGGCAACTGGGGCGTGCGCTGGAGATTGTCGCGCAGCACCGCACCCCTGAAACACCGGTGGTGCTGGGCCGTGATATCGGTCGTCCCGGCCAGACATTGCGCGTCACCACGTTGGGGCAGCTCACCTCGGATCAGGTGGACATGCGCACCATGGTGCTGATCGGCTCGTCCACCACCTGCACCTTTGCGCGTGCCGGTGGCGGGGAGTGGGTATACACGCCGCGCTGGTACGGCGAAAAACCCGCCTCCTGA
- a CDS encoding hybrid sensor histidine kinase/response regulator, which produces MRWLRIAIAFTVSLLTLLCLAPAQAAAQGSGWAVLLDEQADLQLSDIRSSRYTNQFSPIELDRITAAQPDGALWVRFKLQPGKHEQVLRIFAPDLAHLSLYVLDGDTLVEQQTTGTRQPQANRPLPSSDFMLPMPQSQRPLDVYLRLVSEHELRPYITLEPAVLAAANQNQTLVYGLLFGVLLMLILHNLTRFAYHRSRSSLWLAACECLLLLSLALLLNVMGPWLPNWHALQTPGAYLALLLTAPCGLMFAYRFFMPLGPHPLNKLLMADILLIVLCGLLLLFVNTLPLNIITYALVALAGLSMLFVSAYHWQKGYRPARLFVAGMVVFNIGTLIILPALLGLTLVAPQGLIVTLLSFICLSGLLMSLALGERQRAIVETRFSLSRDLAASNAEIAAKAEFLAKISHEIRTPMNGVLGMTELLLGTPLSVKQRDYVQTIHSAGNELLTLINEILDISKLESGQIELDDVQFDLNALIDDCLSIFRAKAEQQNVELISFIQPQVPRVISGDPTRLRQALLSLLENALHKTDEGEVLIVVALDERSAKPRLRIAVQDSGVPMEAAERDALLHSELHSKNFLSATRLSGHLGLVIARQLILLMNGEFGIKSGSHQGSTLWLTLPLDPERLEHPTSDLDGPLKDARVLVVDDNDTCRKVLLQQCSAWGLNVSAVASGKEALALLRTKAHLRDYFDVVLLDQNMPGMTGMQLAAKIKEDPSLNHDILLIMLTGISNAPSKIIARNCGIKRILAKPVAGYTLKTTLADELTQRSKGVTHPRPVPVAPAAITVPSDFRILVAEDNSISTKVIRGMLGKLNLNPDTASNGEEALEAMKAQRYDLVLMDCEMPILDGFSATQQLRAWEVSHQRVRTPVVALTAHILSEHKERARQAGMDGHMAKPVELSQLRELVEFWVAQRQQRPEHAPS; this is translated from the coding sequence GTGCGCTGGCTCAGGATCGCCATAGCTTTTACCGTCAGCCTGCTGACCCTGCTCTGTCTGGCCCCGGCTCAAGCCGCTGCGCAAGGCAGTGGTTGGGCAGTATTGCTCGATGAACAGGCAGACCTGCAACTGAGCGATATCCGCTCCTCGCGCTACACCAATCAATTCAGCCCCATCGAACTGGACCGCATTACCGCCGCGCAGCCGGACGGTGCGTTGTGGGTACGCTTCAAGCTGCAACCGGGCAAGCATGAACAAGTGCTGCGCATATTTGCGCCAGACCTGGCGCACCTGAGTCTCTACGTGCTGGACGGCGATACCCTGGTGGAGCAGCAAACCACCGGCACGCGCCAGCCCCAGGCCAACCGCCCGTTGCCCAGCAGTGACTTCATGCTGCCCATGCCACAGAGCCAGCGCCCGCTCGACGTTTACCTGCGCCTGGTGTCGGAGCACGAGCTGCGCCCTTACATCACCCTGGAACCGGCCGTGCTGGCCGCCGCCAATCAGAACCAGACGCTGGTCTACGGCCTGCTCTTCGGCGTGCTGCTGATGCTGATCCTGCATAACCTGACGCGCTTCGCCTACCACCGCTCGCGCAGCAGCCTGTGGCTGGCCGCCTGCGAATGCCTGCTGCTGCTCAGCCTGGCATTGCTGCTCAACGTGATGGGCCCGTGGCTGCCGAACTGGCACGCGTTGCAAACCCCCGGTGCCTACCTCGCACTGCTGCTGACCGCTCCGTGCGGGCTGATGTTTGCCTATCGCTTCTTCATGCCCCTGGGCCCGCACCCGCTGAACAAGCTGCTGATGGCCGACATTCTGTTGATCGTGCTGTGCGGCCTGCTGCTGCTGTTCGTCAACACCCTGCCGCTGAACATCATCACCTATGCCCTGGTGGCGCTGGCCGGCCTGAGCATGCTGTTTGTCTCGGCCTATCACTGGCAGAAAGGCTACCGCCCGGCGCGCCTGTTCGTGGCGGGGATGGTGGTGTTCAACATCGGCACGCTGATCATTCTGCCCGCCCTGCTCGGCCTCACGCTGGTGGCGCCGCAAGGCCTGATCGTGACCTTGCTCAGCTTTATCTGCCTCAGCGGTCTGTTGATGAGCCTGGCCCTCGGCGAGCGCCAGCGCGCCATTGTCGAGACCCGCTTCAGCCTCAGCCGCGACCTGGCCGCGAGCAATGCCGAAATCGCCGCCAAGGCCGAATTCCTGGCCAAGATCAGCCACGAAATCCGTACCCCCATGAACGGCGTGCTGGGCATGACCGAGTTGCTGCTGGGTACGCCGTTGTCGGTGAAACAACGCGACTACGTGCAGACCATCCACAGCGCCGGTAACGAGTTGCTCACGCTGATCAATGAAATTCTCGACATCTCGAAGCTCGAATCGGGGCAGATCGAACTCGATGATGTGCAGTTCGACCTCAACGCGCTGATCGACGACTGCCTGAGCATCTTCCGCGCCAAGGCCGAGCAGCAGAATGTCGAACTGATCAGCTTTATCCAGCCCCAGGTGCCGCGCGTGATCAGCGGTGATCCGACACGCCTGCGTCAGGCCTTGTTGAGCCTGCTGGAAAACGCCCTGCACAAGACCGACGAAGGCGAAGTGCTGATCGTCGTGGCCCTCGACGAACGCAGCGCCAAGCCACGCCTGCGCATCGCGGTACAAGACAGCGGCGTACCGATGGAAGCCGCCGAGCGCGACGCCCTGCTGCACAGCGAACTGCACAGCAAGAACTTCCTCTCGGCGACCCGCTTGAGCGGCCACCTGGGCCTGGTGATCGCGCGTCAGTTGATCCTGTTGATGAACGGCGAATTCGGTATCAAAAGCGGCAGCCACCAGGGCAGCACCCTGTGGCTGACCCTGCCGCTGGACCCGGAGCGCCTCGAACACCCGACCTCCGACCTCGACGGCCCGCTCAAGGACGCACGCGTGCTGGTGGTGGACGACAACGACACCTGCCGCAAGGTGTTGTTGCAGCAATGCTCGGCCTGGGGCCTGAACGTCAGCGCCGTGGCATCGGGCAAAGAGGCCCTGGCCCTGCTGCGCACCAAGGCGCACCTGCGCGATTATTTCGACGTGGTGCTGCTGGACCAGAACATGCCCGGCATGACCGGCATGCAACTGGCGGCGAAAATCAAGGAAGACCCGAGCCTGAACCACGACATCCTGCTGATCATGCTCACGGGCATCAGCAATGCGCCGAGCAAGATCATCGCGCGCAACTGCGGGATCAAGCGCATCCTCGCCAAACCAGTGGCCGGCTATACCCTCAAGACCACCCTGGCCGACGAGCTGACCCAACGCAGCAAGGGCGTGACCCACCCTCGGCCCGTCCCCGTCGCGCCGGCAGCGATTACGGTGCCCAGCGACTTCCGCATCCTGGTGGCCGAAGACAACAGCATCTCCACCAAAGTGATACGCGGCATGCTCGGCAAGCTCAACCTCAACCCCGACACCGCCAGCAACGGCGAAGAAGCGTTGGAGGCGATGAAAGCCCAGCGCTATGACCTGGTGTTGATGGACTGTGAAATGCCGATCCTCGATGGTTTCTCCGCCACCCAGCAGCTACGCGCCTGGGAAGTCAGCCACCAACGTGTGCGCACACCGGTGGTGGCGCTGACCGCGCACATCCTCTCGGAACACAAGGAGCGCGCGCGCCAGGCCGGGATGGACGGGCACATGGCCAAGCCGGTGGAGCTGTCGCAGCTGCGTGAGCTGGTGGAGTTCTGGGTAGCGCAGCGCCAACAGCGGCCCGAACACGCCCCCTCCTGA
- a CDS encoding MarC family protein, with protein sequence MLHVLFSVYLKMLVLYSPFFVLSCFISLTRGYSSKERRRLAWKVALATLVSSVLLYLFGRVIFSVFGITVDAFRIGAGSVLFISALGMAQGKSAVQTDNVQQDVTIVPLTIPLTVGPGTIGALLVMGVSQPHWDDKLTAILSIALASLTVGVVLYLSNRIERILGDQGLQIVSRLMGLFVCALAAQIIFTGVRGYLVP encoded by the coding sequence ATGCTCCACGTGTTATTCAGCGTTTACCTGAAGATGCTGGTGCTCTATAGCCCGTTCTTCGTGCTGTCCTGCTTTATCAGCCTGACCCGTGGCTACTCCAGCAAGGAGCGGCGACGCCTGGCCTGGAAAGTCGCACTGGCGACGCTGGTGTCGAGCGTGCTGCTGTACCTGTTCGGCCGGGTGATTTTCAGTGTGTTCGGCATCACCGTGGACGCGTTCCGCATCGGTGCCGGCAGCGTGCTGTTTATCTCGGCCCTGGGCATGGCCCAAGGCAAGTCGGCGGTGCAGACCGATAACGTGCAGCAGGACGTGACCATCGTGCCGCTGACCATCCCGCTGACGGTCGGCCCCGGCACCATCGGTGCGCTGCTGGTGATGGGCGTGAGCCAGCCCCATTGGGACGACAAGCTCACCGCCATCCTCAGTATCGCGCTGGCCAGCCTCACCGTGGGCGTGGTGCTGTACCTGTCCAATCGGATCGAACGGATTCTCGGCGACCAGGGCTTGCAGATTGTCAGCCGGTTGATGGGCTTGTTTGTGTGCGCCCTGGCCGCGCAAATTATTTTTACCGGGGTCCGCGGCTATCTGGTGCCCTAG
- a CDS encoding precorrin-8X methylmutase, with protein MIDYIRDGQEIYRNSFAIIRAEARLERIPADLEKLAVRVIHACGMVEAIDGLQFSEGAGKAGREALAAGAPILCDARMVSEGVTRARLPANNPVICTLRDDSVPELARELGNTRSAAALELWRPHLAGSVVVIGNAPTALFYLLEMLDAGAPKPALILGFPVGFVGAAESKAMLAADSRGVPFVIMQGRLGGSAMAAAAVNALATEVE; from the coding sequence ATGATTGATTACATCCGCGACGGTCAGGAGATCTACCGCAACTCCTTCGCCATTATTCGCGCGGAAGCCAGGTTGGAGCGCATCCCGGCTGATCTGGAAAAACTCGCGGTGCGGGTGATTCATGCCTGCGGCATGGTCGAGGCCATCGACGGCCTGCAGTTTTCCGAGGGCGCAGGCAAGGCCGGGCGCGAAGCGCTGGCGGCCGGCGCGCCGATTCTGTGCGACGCGCGGATGGTCTCCGAAGGCGTGACCCGTGCGCGCCTGCCCGCCAACAACCCGGTGATCTGCACCCTGCGCGACGACAGCGTGCCGGAGCTGGCGCGGGAGCTGGGCAATACACGTTCCGCGGCGGCCCTGGAGCTGTGGCGCCCGCACCTGGCCGGCAGCGTGGTGGTGATCGGCAACGCACCGACCGCTTTGTTCTACCTGTTGGAAATGCTTGATGCCGGCGCGCCGAAACCGGCGCTGATCCTGGGCTTTCCGGTGGGCTTTGTCGGTGCCGCCGAATCCAAGGCGATGCTCGCCGCCGACAGTCGCGGCGTGCCGTTCGTGATCATGCAGGGCCGCCTGGGTGGCAGCGCCATGGCCGCCGCCGCCGTCAATGCGCTCGCCACGGAGGTTGAATAA
- the fis gene encoding DNA-binding transcriptional regulator Fis codes for MTMMTETLVSGTTPVSDNVNLKQHLNTPSEEGQTLRGSVEKALHNYFAHLEGASVTDVYNLVLSEVEAPLLESVMNYVKGNQTKASELLGLNRGTLRKKLKQYDLL; via the coding sequence ATGACGATGATGACCGAGACTTTAGTGAGTGGAACAACACCCGTGAGCGACAACGTCAATTTGAAACAGCACCTCAACACGCCGAGCGAAGAAGGCCAGACCCTTCGCGGGAGTGTCGAGAAGGCGCTGCACAATTATTTCGCCCACCTTGAGGGCGCTTCCGTCACGGATGTGTACAACCTGGTGCTCTCCGAAGTCGAGGCGCCCTTGCTCGAAAGCGTGATGAACTACGTCAAGGGCAACCAGACCAAAGCCAGTGAGCTGCTGGGCCTCAACCGTGGCACCTTGCGCAAAAAGCTCAAGCAATACGATTTGCTGTAA
- the purD gene encoding phosphoribosylamine--glycine ligase, with amino-acid sequence MNVLIIGSGGREHALAWKVAQDPRVQKVFVAPGNAGTAIEAKCENVAIDVLALEQLADFAEKNVSLTIVGPEVPLVAGVVDLFRSRGLDCFGPTAGAAQLEGSKAFTKDFLARHKIPTADYQNFTEIEPALAYLREKGAPIVIKADGLAAGKGVIVAMTLQEAEDAVRDMLAGNAFGDAGSRVVIEEFLDGEEASFIVMVDGKNVLPMATSQDHKRVGNGDSGPNTGGMGAYSPAPVVTAQVHQRVMDLVIWPTVRGMADEGNVYTGFLYAGLMIDKAGNPKVIEFNCRFGDPETQPVMLRLQSSLVLLVEAALAQALDKVEAQWDPRPSVGIVLAAGGYPADYAKGDVIEGLEAAAALEGKVFHAGTALKDGNVVTAGGRVLCATAMGASVDAAQQQAYKLAAKIDWKGCFYRTDIGYRAIARERGESN; translated from the coding sequence TTGAACGTCCTCATCATTGGCAGCGGTGGCCGCGAACACGCCCTGGCCTGGAAAGTTGCCCAGGACCCACGCGTCCAGAAAGTCTTCGTGGCCCCCGGCAACGCCGGTACCGCCATTGAAGCCAAGTGCGAAAACGTCGCGATCGACGTACTGGCGCTGGAGCAGTTGGCAGACTTTGCCGAGAAGAATGTTTCACTGACCATCGTCGGCCCGGAAGTGCCGCTGGTGGCGGGCGTCGTGGACCTGTTCCGCAGCCGTGGCCTGGATTGCTTCGGCCCGACCGCAGGCGCCGCTCAGCTGGAAGGTTCGAAAGCCTTCACCAAGGATTTCCTGGCGCGCCACAAGATCCCGACGGCCGACTACCAGAACTTCACCGAGATCGAGCCGGCCCTGGCTTATCTGCGTGAAAAAGGCGCGCCGATCGTGATCAAGGCCGATGGCCTGGCCGCCGGCAAAGGCGTGATCGTCGCCATGACCCTGCAGGAAGCCGAGGACGCCGTGCGCGACATGCTCGCCGGCAATGCCTTTGGTGATGCCGGTTCGCGCGTGGTGATCGAGGAATTCCTCGACGGCGAAGAAGCCAGCTTCATCGTCATGGTCGACGGCAAGAACGTACTGCCCATGGCCACCAGCCAGGACCACAAACGCGTCGGCAACGGCGACAGCGGCCCGAACACCGGCGGCATGGGCGCTTATTCCCCGGCACCGGTGGTCACCGCCCAGGTGCACCAACGCGTCATGGACCTGGTGATCTGGCCGACCGTGCGCGGCATGGCCGACGAAGGCAACGTCTACACCGGTTTCCTCTACGCCGGCCTGATGATCGACAAAGCCGGCAACCCGAAAGTCATCGAGTTCAACTGCCGCTTCGGTGACCCGGAAACCCAACCTGTCATGCTGCGTTTGCAGTCGAGCCTGGTGCTGCTGGTGGAAGCCGCGCTGGCCCAGGCCCTGGACAAGGTCGAAGCACAGTGGGACCCACGTCCAAGCGTCGGTATCGTGCTGGCGGCCGGTGGTTACCCTGCCGATTACGCCAAGGGCGATGTGATCGAAGGCCTGGAAGCGGCCGCGGCGCTGGAAGGCAAGGTGTTTCATGCGGGCACTGCGCTGAAGGATGGCAACGTCGTCACCGCCGGTGGCCGCGTGCTGTGCGCCACCGCGATGGGCGCCAGTGTCGACGCCGCGCAGCAACAGGCGTACAAGCTGGCCGCGAAGATCGACTGGAAAGGCTGCTTCTATCGCACCGACATCGGCTACCGCGCCATTGCCCGTGAACGTGGCGAGAGCAACTGA
- a CDS encoding precorrin-2 C(20)-methyltransferase — translation MHARGRLIGLGVGPGDPELITLKALRLLRESPVVAYFVAKGKKGNAFGIIEDHLVPQQTLMPLVYPVTTEALPAPLSYEQVISDFYDTASVDVAAHLDAGRDVAVICEGDPFFYGSYMYLHDRLAERYEAQVIPGVCSMLGGASVLGAPLVYRNQSLSVLSGVLPHDDLKRRLADADAAVIMKLGRNFPKVRQVLEELGLAGRALYVERATMANQKIVPLDQVEPMSSPYFSLIIVPGERWQG, via the coding sequence ATGCACGCACGCGGACGCCTGATCGGCCTGGGCGTGGGCCCCGGCGACCCGGAACTGATCACCCTCAAGGCGCTGCGCCTGCTGCGCGAGTCGCCGGTGGTGGCGTACTTCGTGGCCAAGGGCAAGAAGGGTAATGCCTTCGGCATCATCGAAGACCATCTGGTGCCCCAGCAAACCCTGATGCCGCTGGTGTACCCGGTGACCACCGAAGCGCTGCCGGCACCGCTGTCCTATGAGCAAGTGATCAGCGATTTCTACGACACGGCCAGCGTCGACGTGGCCGCGCACCTGGATGCGGGCCGCGATGTGGCGGTGATCTGCGAAGGCGACCCGTTCTTCTACGGCTCCTACATGTACCTGCACGACCGCCTCGCCGAGCGCTATGAAGCGCAAGTGATTCCAGGCGTGTGCTCGATGCTCGGCGGCGCTTCGGTACTGGGCGCGCCGCTGGTGTATCGCAATCAGAGCCTGTCGGTGCTGTCGGGCGTGCTGCCCCACGATGACCTCAAGCGGCGGCTGGCCGACGCGGATGCGGCGGTGATCATGAAACTGGGGCGCAACTTCCCCAAGGTGCGCCAGGTGTTGGAAGAACTCGGCCTGGCCGGGCGTGCGCTGTACGTGGAGCGCGCCACCATGGCCAACCAGAAGATCGTGCCCCTGGATCAGGTGGAGCCGATGTCGTCGCCGTATTTCTCGTTGATCATCGTGCCCGGTGAACGGTGGCAAGGTTGA
- the purH gene encoding bifunctional phosphoribosylaminoimidazolecarboxamide formyltransferase/IMP cyclohydrolase — translation MTDQTTRLPIRRALISVSDKTGILEFARELEALGVEILSTGGTFKLLQDNGVAAVEVADYTGFAEMMDGRVKTLHPKIHGGILGRRGIDDAIMNEHGIKPIDLVAVNLYPFEATINKPGCDLPTAIENIDIGGPTMVRSAAKNHKDVAIVVNASDYAQVLESLKAGGLTYAQRFDLMLKAFEHTAAYDGMIANYMGTVNQAADTLSTEGRSQFPRTFNSQFIKAQEMRYGENPHQSAAFYVEAKPAEVGIATATQLQGKELSYNNVADTDAALECVKSFVKPACVIVKHANPCGVAVSPDAEGGIRQAYELAYATDTESAFGGIIAFNRELDAETAKAIVERQFVEVIIAPSVSEEARAIVAAKANVRLLACGEWSADRAAAWDYKRVNGGLLVQSRDIGMIGSDDLKVVTKRAPTEQEINDLIFAWKVAKYVKSNAIVYAKNRQTIGVGAGQMSRVNSARIAAIKAEHAGLQVAGSVMASDAFFPFRDGLDNAAKAGVTAVIQPGGSMRDAEVIAAADEAGIAMVFTGMRHFRH, via the coding sequence ATGACCGACCAGACTACCCGCCTGCCGATCCGCCGCGCCTTGATCAGTGTTTCCGACAAGACCGGGATCCTCGAATTTGCCCGGGAGCTGGAAGCCCTGGGCGTGGAAATCCTCTCCACGGGCGGGACCTTCAAACTGCTGCAGGACAACGGCGTGGCCGCAGTGGAAGTCGCGGACTACACCGGTTTCGCGGAAATGATGGACGGTCGGGTCAAGACCCTGCACCCGAAAATCCACGGCGGCATCCTCGGCCGTCGCGGTATCGACGACGCCATCATGAACGAGCACGGCATCAAGCCGATCGACCTGGTGGCCGTTAACCTCTACCCGTTCGAAGCCACCATCAACAAGCCAGGCTGCGACCTGCCGACCGCCATCGAAAACATCGATATCGGCGGCCCGACCATGGTTCGCTCGGCGGCCAAGAACCACAAAGACGTGGCCATCGTGGTCAACGCCAGCGACTACGCCCAGGTGCTCGAAAGCCTCAAGGCCGGCGGCCTGACCTACGCCCAGCGTTTCGACCTGATGCTCAAGGCATTCGAACACACCGCGGCCTACGACGGCATGATCGCCAACTACATGGGCACTGTGAACCAGGCCGCCGACACCCTGAGCACAGAAGGCCGCAGCCAGTTCCCGCGCACCTTCAACAGCCAGTTCATCAAGGCTCAGGAAATGCGCTACGGCGAGAACCCGCACCAGAGCGCGGCGTTCTACGTTGAGGCCAAACCTGCCGAAGTGGGCATCGCCACCGCGACCCAGCTGCAAGGCAAGGAGCTGTCCTACAACAACGTGGCCGACACCGACGCCGCGCTGGAATGCGTGAAGAGCTTCGTCAAGCCGGCCTGCGTGATCGTCAAGCACGCCAACCCGTGCGGCGTGGCGGTGAGCCCGGACGCTGAAGGCGGGATCCGCCAGGCCTACGAACTGGCCTACGCCACCGACACCGAATCGGCATTCGGCGGCATCATCGCCTTCAACCGTGAACTGGACGCCGAGACGGCCAAGGCCATCGTCGAGCGTCAGTTCGTTGAAGTGATCATTGCGCCAAGCGTCAGTGAAGAGGCTCGCGCCATCGTTGCTGCCAAAGCCAACGTACGCCTGCTGGCCTGCGGCGAATGGTCGGCCGACCGCGCCGCTGCCTGGGACTACAAGCGCGTCAATGGCGGCCTGCTGGTACAGAGCCGCGACATCGGCATGATCGGCAGCGACGACTTGAAAGTCGTGACCAAGCGCGCCCCGACCGAGCAAGAGATCAACGACCTGATCTTCGCCTGGAAAGTGGCCAAGTACGTTAAATCCAACGCCATCGTCTACGCCAAGAACCGCCAGACCATCGGCGTCGGCGCCGGCCAGATGAGCCGCGTGAACTCGGCCCGTATCGCCGCGATCAAGGCTGAACACGCCGGCTTGCAGGTGGCAGGTTCGGTCATGGCTTCCGACGCGTTCTTCCCGTTCCGTGACGGTTTGGACAACGCCGCGAAAGCCGGCGTGACCGCCGTGATCCAACCGGGTGGCTCGATGCGTGATGCTGAAGTGATTGCAGCGGCTGACGAAGCTGGCATCGCCATGGTCTTCACCGGCATGCGCCACTTCCGTCACTAA